Below is a genomic region from Fusarium oxysporum Fo47 chromosome VIII, complete sequence.
CCAGCGACTACAAAACCCCCATCCCAGAGCCCTACCCCAACTGGTCCatcgacaagaccaagcCCCTTCCCTACAGAGCATTCCGCTATGGCCCTAACTACCAAGTCACCATGGGTCTGCGGACGTGTCCCGTAGAGGAGTGGATTGAGCTGGATAACCACTATCCGAAATACCACGCTGATAAAGCTGCGAGGATCAAGGAGAGGGGGACCAAGTGTGTTGATACGCACCCCGATGCGTATCCTGCTGCTATTGAGCTTCTGCAGGAGTTGGCTGATTATCTACCCGCGAGATATCCGAGTCTTTTTGAACGGACGGCTGTTGGGATCAAGAATAAATGGTCGGGCGAAGACTTCAATATTATTGAGCGTCCACTAGCTGAAGATCCCATGGCCATCTGCGCCCGCCTCATTCAAGACGATCTCGCCATCATGGTCGAGCGTCCTGATGGTCAATACTATCTCCTCGCTGGTGCCATTCTCCTCGCTGGCTTCTGGCGTCTCTCAGATAAATACGGCATGTCCCTCTCCGAGATCCATACATCAGGCGACGTCCCCCATTTCAAGGAAAAGCTCGAGACAGGAATGTGCAAGTTCTTCAAACGCCTGCGCCCAGAAACAGTGTACAACCGCAACAACTACTTCCTCCAAGTCGACGACAGTCTAGCCTGGAGCTGGAGTATCGGCAGTGAAGACGCACCCTCTGTGAGCTGGAGCACCGCtgagaaggacaaggcgaTTGAGCACCACATGTTTCGCTCTGAGCGACAGTCTCTGAGGCGGTTGCCAAAGACTGGTGGTGTGGTGTTTACCATTCGAACGTATTTTCACCCTGTGACGGAGATTGCGCAGGAGGATCATGTTCCCGGGAGATTGGCGAGTGCGGTTAGGAGTTGGGATGACAAGGTTGCGAACTACAAGGGGAAGCAGAAGTATGGTGAGGTGCTGTTGGAGTATCTTGATAGAGAGCATGAGAAGCAGTTGGCGAGGGGGttggatgttgagaaggagggtgaGATTAGGAAATACCCTTGGTAGATGGCCATTCTGAGTTGATCGAGCAATCTTATGTCTGTTATGCAGTATTTCGATAGATGACCTAGCCATAAACGAAGCATTCATTTGAACTTTTACAATAAAAATTCTCATGACGAAGATGAACACTCATTGTTAATGCTCAACTTGTTCAACCTTTCTGAGTCTCCTCTTTCCCAGCTGCGTGCTTATCAACTTGTCGAATGAAGCTATCACAAGTTATCGAGCTCAGAGATTACAAAATGcataagaaataaattaaatactGCTATATAAGATCGTCACTCAATTGACAGTCCACTTCCTCTCCCACCCTGGGAAGAACGGATTCTCCGCCAATGTAGTAACCTCCCAATCCTTCGGGATCAAACCCTTCTCAATCTGCTCCCTCTCCCATTTCCTCAGCGTCGGCTTCGTAATATGCTCAACATGCCATGTCCCCTTGTACTTCATAATATTCTCTTTGCCCTCATTCAACACCTTCAAGACCAGAGAGGGAACGTGCGGCTCATCTCTGAACTCGGTCATTGGCGTGAATAAGGCCttgaagttgaagacgaTAGCGCCTGAAAGAGGTAGGCGACGCAGGGTCTGCCAGTCAACTCGAAGGGAGATGTCTTCTTCGGTAAGAGAGGGGTTTTGAACTTCTCGAGTCTTGAACTCGGGGTCTTCGGAGGGGATGAAGAGCGGTTGACCGACTTCGAGACCCCAGGACCCGCGCTGGATGGGACTGTTGGTAGGCATTTTTGTGAAGAATCTGTCATCTAGTTAGCAACGTATCAATGTGGCAGGCTGAAAGCTGACGTACCGGTCCATGCTaaactccatcttctccttgtaATCAGGCACAGGGGCGTGTATCTCTGGCAATCCCAGTCCAATCTTCTCACTCAGTTTCCATCCGACAGAAGAACAAATCACGCCAGCTCTGAAACAATACCGTCCTGTCGCAGGATCCCGCAGTGTGAGTGCAAAGTCCTCGGGGACGTggttgagaaggaagagcaAGGGCTCGGtctcatcaagatcttcctTGACTGCCAGAATGTGATTGACAAATACTTTGCCGTGGAGTTCAAATGCTTGGGGATACCGCGCGCAGAGGAACTGAATCACCATCTCCATGAGCTCTTTACATGCTAGCTCAGAGCCGGGTAAGGCCTGCAGGACATCTTTGCCGTGTTTTGCGTAGAGGCTTTGTCGCTGGGCGACGCGTTCGCGATATGTGTTCTCTATCTCTAGCCAGAAGTCTggatccatcttcttcaacgcTTTAAATGGTGTCAGTCATTCGTCGCTGTATTCGAGGCTATGGAGTAGCACTTACACATGGTCTGGTGATAAGCCCACCGGAATGGGCGATATGGTCTCGGCATTGCCTTGTCGACATTGAAGCTTTTGAGAGGCTCTGGTAAGGGAACACCTGACAGCTTTGCATAGTCCGGGAAGTCTCCGAGTCGTCTGATCTCACCAACACTGAAGCTGGTGAAGTTGAATGTGCTGGGATTGGCATGACGATAGTCCTCATCCAGTCTCAGAAGAGGTTTTGATGCCACAGAAAGGTCAACATCGTCAGAGCCAAAGCCTGGCGATATCTCAGGGAGAGCGTGTCTTTGCGATGGAGGATAGACAGTAGTATAATCTACTGGAGCAGTCTTCTTTACAGGTTCTGGTGGGGGAGATGATGGATACGCATATCGATTAAGAGCCTTTCGCTTGTACACAAGAGTATGAGCCAAGAGACCCAAACACGCACAAGCACTGGCACAAAACGATACCACAAGTACAGTATGAACCGTATTAGGATGAAGACTTTCTGAAAAGAcaagcatgatgaagaatATCCTTCACAAGCAAACAATGGTATTGAATAGTTACAGAGTCACGATCATCTACACAGCagccttctttttctttatGCCATACCTGTTTCTACGTCAAGCATATCGTCAAGATAAACGCCAGCGAAACCCAAATCTGGTTACATTTCGAGGACGCCTGCGGGTTAACATAACCCTTTTGGGATGGTCGAATGAGAGTCGAAACGCGGGGTACAGTAGCGTTATCGCGGGTAAGGGTGACGTAGGATTGATAAGTCCCAAGATAGGGGACGTATCTACGACACGGATGGGGAAATGCTTTGCGGTTGTGGTGGGTGGGGTTGGGCTTCTTATcgtgatgttgttgatgttgactgggTCAGATGATGCTGTGTATGCTTCTGTAGCTGGACAAACACTCCGATACCCGTTCTGGATATGCATGTCCAGGTCATTTGGATAATTCCGCGTTGTATGTCCTATAATTTCATAGCGGAAAGTGTTATGGTGTTAGTTTGACCTTGTGACTGGACTTGGGTAAGTGTTGGCTAACCCTTCACATCCATCCCTTTATCAGATATTGACGCCAATCAGTAGTGGAGTTGTATACAAGTTGCCCAGTCTTTCAGAGAGATGAATCTATTCTTAGCTGTAGCTAGTATCATGGCGAACCAATAAAATCATCCGAGTATATAGCTGTTTTGTCTCAAGGATGGAAGCGGCCAATAAGTTGATGGAATCCTCACACAACCCAACTTGTTTGAAATAGCTCGGCCGTCTCTTgatttataagaaatattGAGTGATATGTTCCATTACGTTTACAATTCGCGGCATTGTTGTACGGCTCACTTTGAGTGAGCTTTCTGAAGTACCGCATATTGATCAATGATTGACAATGTCTCTGTATTCATGGATTGACTAGCCATAACTCATCTAGTCATTCCGTAAGATGGAAGAATTTGGATGTATTTAATTTGAAAATAAACCAAGATACTATGTTGAATATTTGTCCCAATCTTTGCATGATAGAATTATATATGCACAACTTTTATAGCACAAACTCGAAGACCCACCGAGAGTTGTTCAGTGAGTATTGAACTACTGATTTACATAAAACCTCAACTCGGGAACTCATTACACCTGATTTTATTTGAAAGATCGGAATAGTAGTGCAGCTTACCATCACACATGTCGGAGATACAGTTAATACATCCCTGACGGGGATAGTGCTTATGTCCGCACGTCATGCAATTATATAGGGTTCTGACATTCATAACAAATCTTACGTGTTCTtcaaccttcatcttcccTCTTGCAACATCAGAAACCCCAGAAATCTTCAGGAATCCTCAAAATGTGGGACACTTTCTTCTACCGCGGCGCCTTCGTCATCTCCGCCATACCTGGCCTCATCGGCATCAACTCAATGCTCCGACCGGAAGCCACCCTCAAGATCGTCAAATTCCCCATCCCGGCCGATCCTCAGAGCCGTAAGACCTGCCTATCCCTCGCACGTCTGCAAGGCGCACGCAACATTGTCGTCTCTtacctcttcatcaacaacgccTTGACCGGAGACAAGAAACTTATGGGAATGGGATTACTTGGAGCCCTTTTCATGCTGGCCACTGATGGATTCGTGAGCAAATCTCTTATTGGGGGAAATGAGTGGTTTCATTGGGGATACATACCCGTTTTTGTTGCTTTTATCGGTGGTTTGCTGTATTCAGAGTGAGGGATGTTAGTGCATGGTTAGCAATGGGCGATGGCGGACTTCTAGCCTTAAATCTCATATACCATCGATACTTGAAGGAGCGGACCACGTCTCAATTGAAGATGATACTTCTTTTCTCGCCTTATCTTGTTAACGCTGCTTCAACGGAGGAGACGAGGGTTGAAACTGTAAAGGACGCTTTGGCTATATTGCTCTTTGAAATGAAACTTTTGTTATCTGGCACTTTGATGATTTATCTATAGCCCAGCCACTTCTGCTTAGCTGAGTCAGATAATTCAATCCTGAAACCCGTCCGTGTTGGTTCTTTGTTGTTGAACAATTCGGTTTCTAATAGTTGTTTTTATATCAACTTTATTGACCTCTGTACTGACTGAGCTTTGATAGAATTGTATCTAATAATGATAACTATTTCCAGTCGGAAGGCTATAGGTATTTAGACTCTATTCCAGCATACTATCGTAAAGAAAGTCCATTCATGGCCAGACTATCCTTCAAGGACCACTACCTACGACTTCAACATACCATACAGAGACTGAACCAGTTAATCGATCACCGAGACATACCTGTCGCTGGAAGGTAAAGCAGAAAACCTCTTTGTTGCACTTAGATGACTGTCCCATCGGAATTCCACCCTGTTATTTCATCACCATGACTCCCTAGCCTTAAAAGAGCTATGACGACTGGGAGTATGCGTGAGCAAGACAACACAGTTGGTACCTGCTTCTCACTTCAAGACCGAATCTCTGCCAATAACAGCTCCAAATCGAAGaactcctcctcatcctccggTGATAAACCTTCTGAAGACGGCAACGGCAACTCCAGAGATGGGCTCAAGTCCACTGGCGTCATTTCGAGTTCTGAAGCAAGCGTCTTATCCAGACAGACAGTCGTCCACCATAGCCGAAGCATGTGCTCTTTGGTGATGCATCGGCTTTTACTGTCTTGCCGCTCCGAAATCTTGGGTTGGTATATTTCTGGATCGTCAAGTTGGAGTAGCCTTGATAGTGCTACGCTCTGGCTGATGTAAATGACAGCTGCCTTCGGGCGATTTGTAAAGTGACAGTAATAAGTCTATGCAACGGTCAGCTACTTCTCATGGCTCCTCTGGAACAGAAACATTGGCTTACCATGAGATTTAATGTCTCGAGGTTCTCCAATGTTAGAGTCTCTGAGATGATGAACAAAGACACAGCTTGTCCAAAAAGATCTAACGGAGTTGAAGGTTGATTGAAATCCCATGGGTCATTTGTCTCTTCAGACTCTTGTTTTGGCTCCTTCTCCAGAGCTTGGCCCAGAGCCAAAACAAGGGACAGTTGGCAGAACCAATTTCTATCGTCGACGTAACTTGTAGGCTGGGAGTATGTCTGCCGTATCCGATCTCTAAACCGTTGACGGAGAAACCAGTGATATTCACTGTTTGCTCCTTCAAAGATACGTAAAAGATGCATAGCTTGCTTTTCTGATGGAAGCTTTACTAACATCTGAGACCCTAAAAAGGAAATTTTGAATCAGTCTATTTTCTGTTTTAGGGTGTTTTCATTGTTCCACTCACCTCCATCCTCAGATTTCAGACGAAAAGGAACAAATTCACCGGCTTCACCCACTCGCAGTTGCTGACATGATTCTGTCTGTATATATGGGTGTAGTAAGGCAGAAATATCTGTCAGCTTTTGTATAAAGATTTCTGCTGGGCAAAGTTCTTTTATATGACTCGCTTCAGTTGTAGGAGAGAATTGGCTTGTATCGGAAAGCGCCGTTGAATCGTCCGCTCcagccaagaagctgaacTGACTATTTATATTGGCCTTTTCTTCGATATCACGAAGATAACTCTCTGGCACTGTGATGAATTTGTCTTTCTTTGGATATACGCATTCTCTATTTCGTTGAATGCACCGGTGACATGGAATATCTACATATGATCAACAATGGCTTTGGATGGACAAATTGAAATACGCACCTCCACTGCATTTTAACTTTTGAGAATGGCATGCCGTGCAGGCCACGAGCTTGCGACCCTGAAATTTGCCCATGTTTAGTGCGGTGTGATAAGTACCGAGATGCCGGATAATGACGAGTCACATATGTGATACTCCACTAGGAAACCTCGAGTCCCTTGTAAGAGCCACCAAATGGTCATGCAAGTTAATAAACAAATCGGTGTTTACTTGGAAGAATAAAAAGCAAAACTGAGACCATTTGCGGCTTTATACGAAAACAACTCCATGACTGGTAAATGACCCAATGGATCAAGATTGGCCGCTTGCAGTGCCCTATAGGTACTTAACTAAGGTAAGTACCGTAACAGTCAACTCAGACGCCGTAGTGCTACCGACGGGCGGGCATTCACGGCATTGGGTTACAGATCCTCCGTCTAAAACGGGTAGTAAACTTCCATTCCCTCAGTCAATGAGGAAATTAACTCAAACATCGCCACGGAGAAGATGAAGTGAGAAAACAGAGCCACCAGAGGAAACAACGCTAAATCTCAAGATAGCTCAAACTTTAGCGTTCCCACGTAGATCCATACAAGCGGATCTCTCCAACTAACTAGTGCATTGTCATGTGATGATTTCTATTCCCTGTCTAGGCCTACATTGGCGGATCTATTGTTTGAAGATTCCCAGCCGTGAGATGTGAGTAAACTAAATATCTACTACATCTACACCCCCTAGAGACGACTACGGCTCCACGTCCAAGGCAGCTTTCCATCCGCTGGAGCATTTCTCCCCTTCCAACCCGTCAACTCGTTCAAGTCTCTGCGGGGAAAGGGATGAGGATCTTGGAAATCATCGGGCTTCTTTCCGAACTTCCAGCTCCAGAGATTCTTGAGGCCTGAATCGAGGGAATCCTCTAAAAGGTCGACTACGTACTTTCCAATGATTGGGAGAAACTTGAACCCGTGGTTTGAGCCAGCTGTGGCTATGTAGAGATTCTTTGTGTCGGGATAAGGGCAGATGCGGAAGTTGAGGTCTGAGGCCATGCCGTCCCTGTAAAGTTGTTAGGTATAAGTGGTTTGATAAGGAGGATTATTTACCAGCATTGACGAGTGTGGACAAAGGGTCGATCTGCGAGCTCAGGGATCATTTCTCGAACAAACTTTCGAATCTCGACTTCGAGTTCCCTGGGGCATCCATCGAAAGGATAGTCACCCACTGAATGTAAGACTGAAGCGCCGGAGTGTACATGGTTGAAATAGTTGGTCACAAGCCGAACACTGCATAGCTTGATGAGGCCGTTCTCGTCGGGAGGAAAGATGATGCCTATCCAACATTAGCACTCCAATCATCCCAAGTTTCAGTGTCAAATACCCTGCTCAAAGTCATCAATGATGGGAATGTCCTTGTACTTTTCAATCTCATGTGGCTCCAGCTTCATCACACAGATTACCGAAGTCTCCGCTCTGACATCAGTTCTAGCTCCCTCGACAAGAGCCGGGAGACCTGCTCCAGCTGCGACAATGACCTTATCGGCGCGATGAATCTCCCCGTTAGCGGCGACGGCACCCTTGCAGGTTCCATCCTCGTATACGAGCTCATTGATCTGACCAGCATGGCCGGTGATGTACTTTGCGCCATTCTTCTCTGCAGCTTTGGCCATGCAGAGAAGGGCTTGGCCTGAGGGGACCTAGAGCAAGTCAGTATTGAGAATCGATAGATATGGAGTGTTGATGTTACCCAACCAGCCTGAGGGCTGTACAGATTAGTCCAGCCCGGGAACTCCCCAGTCAGAGCAGGCCACTTCTCTCTAATCCTCTCAACATCCAGATACTCCACTCCCTGTCtccccttcttctcggccaAATCCTTAGCGTTCTCCAACCATTGATTCGTCTCCTCATGCCCACCCATGATCCATCCCGACTCGCGATACAGGCCCTTGAAGAGAGAGTCTGGATCTTTCCACACGCCAAGGGTCTCGAGACCGAGCTGGGCGTAGTACGGGTTGGGATAGTCTGCACGGATAACCTTGTTCAGGTCAGTGCCGGCTGAGTCGCGAGATGGGGCCGCGAAACGATCGACCACTGTGACGTTGGTGTAGCCGCGTTGGATGAGATGGTATGCGGTTGAGGTTCCGAAGACACCtccgccgatgatgagaacaGATGGTTTACTCATGGTGAGGCAACTTGGAGAATAGGTGAGGTGATTCTAGTTGATGTCTTTTAGTTGTGTTCTACGAGATACAGGTGAATATTTATAGCCTTGAGCTGCGAGGCTGCGATGATTTGCTCGACCTTTAGCGAGTTTCCATGATTCACTATCAATTCTGTCTGATAGCCTAAGTAAGAAAATCTCTGGTCTTGTTTTCTCATTCCTCCGCACTCCCCCGCAAACAATAAAGTTTGCGGTATCTCCAACACCCCCCTGAGAGATAACATTATGTACACTCTCAGCCTTAGCGTACAGCCAATCCTTGGCGACGAATATTAACATCGGACCACCGAGCGCTAGACGCCGAGGCCCAGAATGATCATCTCTTGACGTCGGGTGTTGCTCGAAAAGAGAACCCCACCGACATGGATCTCCGGCACAGCCTGCATTAGTGGCCGAACTGACACTAACTTACACGCATTAGTTTAATTTGCAAGGAGGGTTACGATGATGGAGTGTCTTTTGGGAGGGGGATTCGGTAATGTTGTGTATAATTCGCAAGGAATACTTTATGAGTTTAGTGGTCTTGACCAGGGGCCTTGGGCCAAGATGATGCGGTAAATGGTTGGCGTTCGTCTCGGTTGTTGAGCTTGAGTAGATATCATCTCTTTTCcggggagaagagaggggaGGGGATTTGATTGGCTGATGGCCATGATGTTTTCTCTGTTGCGCGATGTCAGATGGAAAAGATATCACATTCAGATCTTGTGGCGAATTTGAGATGCAGGGTCTTTTCTTGCAGCCGATTTCTTTCGTCATTGGGAAGGGTTTGTTCACTAACTAAAATCGCAAAGACATCAAGGTCCACGGAGAACAAAGAGAGGTTGCTGAGAATACATATGCTTAAGTCGGTGGGCAACTGTGACCGTGACTGTTTAACTACAAAGCATGAGATGGGATGCTCAAAAACAGATGGCTTAATGTAAGCATCGCTTGACAAACTGATATCTAACCGCCCAAGCTGTCAGAACCGGGACTAAACATCCGCTGTCAGTTGTTGTCTCTTCAGCCTCCCCTCTCAAAAAGTGACCTGTCCTATTCCCAACAGCCGCGTTCCAGACCCCCAAACAACGTGGCAACCGGGAGTCACCAGGTACAAGGTGACGTAGCAAAAGCACGTTTAACCGTGAATTATCGTAGCATGCGTCAGAAATCCGTCCAACTTTTGCAAGGGTGGGCTATGGCTATGCATCACGAGTCCCGCCCTTACATCTCACCGGGGTGGAAACACGGTCTGTGCGACCAAAGCCCAGAGCAAGATTATTTTTCATGTGCCGAAATCGTGTAGGTGTTTGTTGATCCCCCAGGGCCCAAGCAAGATTGACGTTTTGTATGCTACTGTAGGATAGGGTTGTATTTGGGAGGTACCCTTGCTTGGATGGTGGAATGACTCTTGAGACTTGGCGGAAAGCATGGTAACGGTTTGAGACATGATTCGTGAAATCACACTTTATAGGTGATATCATGTTTTCTATTCGGTGACAAATGATGGAAGTGATTGAGATAACTACTTATATTTTGATGCCTAATGATAGAGGCAGTCGCAGAGAACAAAACAGGGAGACAATACCCCTGAAGTCAAGCCACTGACATCCAATGACAACAATGCACCACAAACATTCTGAAACCCGTACCTCAAAAGCCACTGACATTCAAGATCTGCAAGACATGCAACAAAAATTGCTTCTCCCGAGAAGAATTCATCAAAAATCAAGCTTCCATAACAATTCCATTCTTCTCGTATCGCCCACCCTGTCAATGTCAAGTGTGTCGCCTGTCACTGTTATCTCTTTACTTTTTCCTCCTGTAGGTGTGGATGCACCGGCAACTAAGCCCATCCATTCGGCGTATTTTTATCTCTCATGGATACCGAACCATTGTTTCGGGTGCATTAGCGCCAAtgtctctctttttttttttttttttcccctcCCCCTCTGTTCACCGCATATTTTAATTTGCTTTCCTTTGTGTTACCCCAAACTTGACTTTCCCGGATGCCTTTGCCGGTAAAACATATCGTCAGATCATCTTTTTTTGGTGCGTGTCCCTTCTTTTTGTTTCGGACTTGGCCGATGCGGGAAGAGACAAGATGGGGGGAGTTTCACTGCGTATTTCCACTCTCTCTTCGGTCAACTATCTTGGCGACATCTACAGTTCCATTATAGACTAATTAAAAGATAGACCGATGGCTCCTTAGGAGATATCGCGGGGAAGAGGGGCCAATAGCTCCGAATACTCGGGATTAACAATCACTCACTGATGTCATTGTTAATAATGCCAGATAAACATGTCAGTTTTTTTTACCCTCTCTCTCACTTCCACTTTCTCTTGGCGATGTCTCAGTCAGACGAGTCAAAATGCCACTTTCAAGTCCCGGCTTATttccttttttatttttttttcaaCCAAGGGTGCAGGTGGGCTgtttctcatcttcacccCCCAGAACCACTGCCGATCCCGCCactgagagaagagaaaagagacaacacCATCTATGGATCGCTAACATGCCCCCCAAAAGTGCTTCTAGAAGAACTAGCACTCCCTCTAAATAAGTAAACTTTAGTGGGCTCTGTTCTCTCCTCTGATTCTAACCTTACACTGAACTCCATAGAGAGCGCTAAATTAACTTGAGTCTGTTTGGCCTTGttatctcttctctcacatcatctcatcatttgCTTGCTGCGCCGTATTTTCCCCTTTTGTGTGGCTCCACCTGCTCAGACGCAGGCAGCACAAAGCTCACACTCTTTTTTGGGGCGTTTCGCCCTTTTACGATCTCACATTCCATTTCAGAGACATTTTCAGCTCAGATCATATTTCCTTTCCCCCATGTATATTTCCGTTTGTGTCCGTGTCTTATACTTGAGCCGCGCGTAAATTACTCTCACTTTGCACTTTTATCACACCTGCCACTGTATCTTTATATCTCACACGACCACTATTGATCTCTTCATACAATTGTTTGATCGTTACTCCAATGAATACTCCAAACAGAGCTGCCGTTGTACATCCTCAATACGACGCCCAGTCTACCCAGCAATTACTCGCTCTTgttcaacatcttcaggTTACATCGAGGACTATGGCCAAGCAAACACCCGCGTCCGACCAGAAAGATAGTACCATCGTCACCGATATTGGCGATTATCTCATCCAAGCTGCTCAGGCATGGGCACAGATGACAGATGCTCTGGTGGAAAGCCGACAGGTTCAGCAAGCAGTGGTTGATGCGCATGAACAAGCCATGGTCAACAATCATCTTTCCGATCTATCTACTGTCGTCTCTATGGATGTTGATCTTACAAAGCTCTCGTATGTCAGCACGGTTGAGGTCTATGACGTGGCTAACAAATCAATAGCAAAATTCGCGATTTAACAGCGCAATTCTCCCGAGATGTACATCAAGTTTGGCAGAATGATGCGCCGTGTCCGGGAAAATCGCCATGACATATCAATTTTCGAATAGAGGTTCTTGGGATAGGTTCACTGGGTTATTTCATAGGCGTTTCTGGAATGATATCCGCATCTTGGTTGGAAGATTGCTGCGTTATTTCATTCATTATTTGCTCACTAAAATTGCATATTCTGTTTCCTCTCCTCCAAGACTACCGCATTGCTGTGTACCTCCTGACCCGACCTCTGTTGCCGTGACGTCTGTGATAATGAAGTGGCTTGGCTTCCATATCTGGATACGATCGTTATCTCGACATGGACCATGCTCAACGAAAGGACGTATGAAAATTTGCTCTGTGGATCAAGTGGCTTGAATCTATCCATAATATATGAAA
It encodes:
- a CDS encoding uncharacterized protein (of unknown function-domain containing protein), giving the protein MLVFSESLHPNTVHTVLVVSFCASACACLGLLAHTLVYKRKALNRYAYPSSPPPEPVKKTAPVDYTTVYPPSQRHALPEISPGFGSDDVDLSVASKPLLRLDEDYRHANPSTFNFTSFSVGEIRRLGDFPDYAKLSGVPLPEPLKSFNVDKAMPRPYRPFRWAYHQTMSLKKMDPDFWLEIENTYRERVAQRQSLYAKHGKDVLQALPGSELACKELMEMVIQFLCARYPQAFELHGKVFVNHILAVKEDLDETEPLLFLLNHVPEDFALTLRDPATGRYCFRAGVICSSVGWKLSEKIGLGLPEIHAPVPDYKEKMEFSMDRFFTKMPTNSPIQRGSWGLEVGQPLFIPSEDPEFKTREVQNPSLTEEDISLRVDWQTLRRLPLSGAIVFNFKALFTPMTEFRDEPHVPSLVLKVLNEGKENIMKYKGTWHVEHITKPTLRKWEREQIEKGLIPKDWEVTTLAENPFFPGWERKWTVN
- a CDS encoding uncharacterized protein (of unknown function-domain containing protein); amino-acid sequence: MIMDFTLSSFGPHEAVIILSIITSLALLGYKLNDIIQSRKSFRYKSKLPPVSSNYQPSDYKTPIPEPYPNWSIDKTKPLPYRAFRYGPNYQVTMGLRTCPVEEWIELDNHYPKYHADKAARIKERGTKCVDTHPDAYPAAIELLQELADYLPARYPSLFERTAVGIKNKWSGEDFNIIERPLAEDPMAICARLIQDDLAIMVERPDGQYYLLAGAILLAGFWRLSDKYGMSLSEIHTSGDVPHFKEKLETGMCKFFKRLRPETVYNRNNYFLQVDDSLAWSWSIGSEDAPSVSWSTAEKDKAIEHHMFRSERQSLRRLPKTGGVVFTIRTYFHPVTEIAQEDHVPGRLASAVRSWDDKVANYKGKQKYGEVLLEYLDREHEKQLARGLDVEKEGEIRKYPW
- a CDS encoding FAD dependent oxidoreductase, which gives rise to MSKPSVLIIGGGVFGTSTAYHLIQRGYTNVTVVDRFAAPSRDSAGTDLNKVIRADYPNPYYAQLGLETLGVWKDPDSLFKGLYRESGWIMGGHEETNQWLENAKDLAEKKGRQGVEYLDVERIREKWPALTGEFPGWTNLYSPQAGWVPSGQALLCMAKAAEKNGAKYITGHAGQINELVYEDGTCKGAVAANGEIHRADKVIVAAGAGLPALVEGARTDVRAETSVICVMKLEPHEIEKYKDIPIIDDFEQGIIFPPDENGLIKLCSVRLVTNYFNHVHSGASVLHSVGDYPFDGCPRELEVEIRKFVREMIPELADRPFVHTRQCWDGMASDLNFRICPYPDTKNLYIATAGSNHGFKFLPIIGKYVVDLLEDSLDSGLKNLWSWKFGKKPDDFQDPHPFPRRDLNELTGWKGRNAPADGKLPWTWSRSRL